A stretch of the Filimonas lacunae genome encodes the following:
- a CDS encoding lysophospholipid acyltransferase family protein, whose translation MYYIVFGILYLFSLLPFRVLYLFSDFAAFLLYYVIRYRRDVVMENLRTAFPEKSAEELTRISKKFYRNFTDNFIEAIKLFSISAKEVDKRFKVDYSALHEAFKTGQKAQIHLAHFFNWEVANIAFSIHNPFQQLVVYMPIKNQVMERLFRHLRMRFGGGLIAATNYRKEILPYLRKQHCLILVADQSAGAADHSYWLPFFGKMTPFVTGPEKGSRLSNAAVLMGSIQKVKRGYYQASIKLYTTTPKELPDGEITKALAHYIEDRIREQPENYLWSHRRWKKVYDEQRHGHLVI comes from the coding sequence ACTTTGCTGCGTTCTTATTATACTATGTAATCCGGTACAGGCGCGATGTGGTGATGGAAAACCTGCGCACCGCTTTTCCGGAAAAATCAGCGGAAGAGCTTACCCGCATTTCTAAAAAATTCTATAGAAATTTCACAGATAATTTTATTGAAGCAATTAAGCTGTTTTCTATATCTGCTAAAGAAGTAGACAAGCGGTTTAAGGTCGATTACAGCGCTTTGCATGAAGCGTTTAAAACCGGCCAGAAAGCGCAGATACACCTGGCGCATTTTTTTAACTGGGAGGTGGCAAATATCGCCTTTAGCATTCACAACCCTTTTCAGCAACTGGTGGTGTACATGCCTATTAAAAACCAGGTAATGGAAAGGTTGTTCCGGCATTTACGTATGCGCTTTGGCGGCGGCTTAATTGCAGCTACCAATTATCGTAAAGAGATATTGCCTTATTTGCGTAAGCAACATTGTTTAATACTGGTAGCTGACCAAAGCGCAGGTGCGGCAGACCATAGCTACTGGCTGCCTTTTTTTGGAAAGATGACGCCTTTTGTTACCGGTCCGGAAAAAGGATCACGCTTAAGCAATGCTGCGGTATTGATGGGCAGTATACAGAAAGTAAAACGTGGTTATTACCAGGCTTCTATTAAGTTATATACTACCACGCCAAAGGAGTTGCCGGATGGTGAAATAACAAAAGCGCTGGCACATTATATTGAAGACCGTATTCGCGAACAGCCCGAAAACTATTTGTGGAGTCACCGCAGATGGAAGAAGGTTTACGACGAGCAAAGACATGGGCACCTGGTTATATAA
- a CDS encoding glycosyltransferase family 2 protein: MQPLVSIIVCTYNGADFVAAQIQSLLQQTYAPLEIIIADDASTDNTRAILNTFAGDSRVQLIYNDTNKGYTKNFEQAALQAKGDYLAFCDQDDIWLPEKVEKLVQQIVQTGVLLSYSDSLLVNEQAQSMNKQLSHMYRMYSGSDTRGFVFSNVVWGHAMLVNKQLLQKAFPIPTPIPHDIWLAVVAAANSGIAYVNEPLTLYRQHSKTVTQTIMPKNVASRKADKRFRDFQKQLNWMKAIAAVEQTRNTYTDFYSNLVSLFAKKAEGRFVWPLFRFLLKHQHALFQFTNKSGLSRFVEIRKLSRGEKGSA, from the coding sequence ATGCAGCCCCTGGTGTCTATTATAGTATGTACTTACAACGGTGCCGATTTTGTTGCAGCGCAAATACAGTCCCTGTTACAACAAACCTATGCACCGCTGGAGATTATTATAGCCGATGATGCTTCTACCGATAACACCCGCGCAATACTCAACACTTTTGCAGGCGACAGCAGGGTGCAACTGATATATAACGATACTAATAAAGGATATACCAAAAATTTTGAACAGGCTGCGCTACAGGCAAAAGGCGATTACCTGGCCTTTTGCGATCAGGACGATATATGGTTGCCCGAAAAAGTGGAGAAGCTGGTACAACAAATAGTACAAACAGGCGTGTTGCTGAGTTACTCCGACAGCTTGCTGGTGAACGAACAGGCGCAAAGTATGAACAAACAGTTATCGCATATGTACCGCATGTACAGCGGTAGCGATACCCGTGGCTTTGTATTCAGCAATGTGGTGTGGGGGCATGCTATGCTGGTAAATAAACAGCTGCTGCAAAAAGCGTTTCCCATCCCTACGCCTATACCACACGATATATGGCTGGCAGTAGTGGCGGCAGCCAACAGCGGCATTGCCTATGTAAACGAGCCATTAACTTTATACAGGCAACATAGCAAAACGGTTACTCAAACCATTATGCCTAAAAACGTAGCTTCCCGTAAGGCAGATAAACGCTTCCGCGATTTTCAAAAGCAACTGAACTGGATGAAGGCTATTGCGGCAGTAGAACAAACCCGCAACACCTATACTGATTTTTACAGCAACCTGGTAAGCCTGTTTGCGAAAAAAGCAGAAGGCCGCTTTGTATGGCCTTTATTCCGCTTTTTACTCAAACACCAGCATGCACTGTTTCAATTTACCAATAAAAGTGGCCTTAGCCGTTTTGTAGAAATAAGAAAACTCAGCCGGGGCGAGAAAGGAAGTGCCTAA